Proteins encoded within one genomic window of Puniceicoccaceae bacterium:
- the mreC gene encoding rod shape-determining protein MreC — protein sequence MKSQSFAKKHRASYWALLALLAWILAPVFVKSILYHGMELFHAPALTVAGTVGELQDYAALRLHSKNRLIDANRRLSRELARARLEQGQSHATRHYLNRLERLLSLEPVVDFRSEYARIVRREVSAWFEGFVLDKGHRHGVTPGLAVVSGDGLVGRVSEVSEGHCRVLLVSSPSFRVTVHTANDVRPIAFTGAGQRAWDSLEGKVQHVPQDVVADAQQRRPLYTSGLGDGLPEGLYLGDLVSVEPEMEGLFQRGEVQLPESLRSLREVAILIPLEQRN from the coding sequence ATGAAATCCCAGTCCTTCGCCAAAAAACACCGAGCGTCATACTGGGCATTGCTGGCATTGCTCGCCTGGATCTTGGCACCCGTGTTTGTAAAATCCATCCTCTACCACGGTATGGAATTGTTTCATGCTCCCGCACTGACAGTCGCAGGCACAGTAGGGGAATTGCAGGACTACGCGGCACTGCGGCTTCATTCCAAAAATCGACTCATCGACGCGAATCGCCGCTTGTCACGGGAGCTGGCGCGCGCACGACTGGAGCAGGGACAAAGCCATGCCACCCGGCACTATCTGAATCGTCTCGAACGCCTGTTGTCACTCGAACCCGTTGTCGATTTTCGGTCAGAATATGCCCGCATTGTGCGGCGCGAAGTTTCGGCCTGGTTTGAAGGATTTGTTCTGGATAAGGGGCATCGGCATGGTGTGACACCCGGTCTTGCAGTTGTATCCGGGGACGGACTCGTGGGGCGAGTGAGTGAAGTCAGCGAGGGTCATTGCCGAGTGTTGCTGGTGAGCAGTCCGTCCTTTCGCGTGACAGTGCATACCGCCAACGATGTTCGACCGATTGCGTTTACCGGAGCCGGACAGCGTGCATGGGATTCACTCGAAGGAAAAGTGCAACACGTTCCACAGGATGTGGTTGCGGATGCGCAGCAGCGTCGGCCTCTGTACACCTCCGGATTGGGGGATGGCTTGCCGGAGGGACTGTATTTGGGAGACCTCGTATCGGTGGAACCTGAAATGGAAGGGCTTTTCCAGCGCGGCGAAGTACAGCTGCCGGAATCCCTGCGTTCGTTGCGGGAGGTTGCGATTCTTATCCCGTTGGAACAGCGGAACTAG
- a CDS encoding rod shape-determining protein: MFGLFSKDIGIDLGTANTLIYVKDKGIVVREPSVVAIDVFTRKVHQVGEEAKRMLGRTPGNLRAVRPLKDGVISDFEACEEMLRRFIRKVDSRYSLGGPRVVIAVPSGITKVERRAVEESAYNAGARSVILLEEPFVAAIGVGLPIEEAAANMIVDVGGGTTEIAIISLSGIVLKKSIRVGGDEMDDAIINYLKQAYTLNIGHRTAEEIKIRIGSAYRLDRELKMEVRGQDSVAGLPKMIRVTSQEIREALSSTVQEIASMIRKALETCPPELSSDLVDRGFFMAGGGALLRGIDAYLSEATGLPVLVAEDPLTAVANGAGIALENVELLLEYKKATENMM; the protein is encoded by the coding sequence GTGTTTGGTTTATTCTCCAAAGATATCGGTATCGACCTGGGCACTGCCAACACCCTCATTTATGTGAAAGACAAAGGGATTGTGGTGCGCGAACCGAGTGTGGTTGCGATTGATGTCTTCACGCGGAAGGTGCATCAGGTAGGAGAAGAGGCCAAGCGCATGCTGGGCCGAACCCCGGGAAACCTGCGTGCCGTGCGTCCTCTCAAGGATGGCGTCATTTCGGATTTTGAGGCCTGCGAAGAAATGCTGCGACGCTTCATCCGCAAGGTCGACAGTCGCTACAGTCTGGGTGGACCTCGCGTGGTGATTGCCGTGCCTTCGGGTATCACCAAAGTCGAGCGTCGCGCGGTCGAGGAAAGTGCTTACAATGCGGGCGCACGCAGTGTTATCCTGCTTGAGGAACCTTTTGTGGCAGCGATCGGTGTGGGGCTTCCCATCGAGGAGGCGGCGGCTAACATGATCGTGGATGTCGGTGGAGGGACCACCGAAATCGCAATTATTTCCCTCTCGGGAATCGTGCTGAAAAAAAGCATTCGCGTCGGTGGCGATGAGATGGATGATGCCATCATCAACTACCTCAAGCAGGCTTACACGCTCAATATCGGGCATCGCACGGCAGAGGAGATCAAGATCCGGATCGGCTCCGCCTATCGGCTTGACCGGGAACTGAAAATGGAGGTGCGGGGACAGGATTCGGTAGCGGGTTTGCCCAAGATGATTCGTGTCACCTCACAGGAGATTCGAGAGGCACTCTCCTCCACCGTGCAGGAAATTGCATCCATGATTCGCAAAGCACTCGAAACCTGTCCACCTGAACTTTCCTCAGATCTCGTGGATCGCGGGTTTTTCATGGCGGGAGGGGGTGCATTGTTGCGCGGGATTGACGCGTATCTGAGTGAGGCAACAGGGCTTCCGGTGTTGGTAGCGGAGGATCCGCTCACTGCAGTTGCGAATGGTGCAGGCATCGCGCTTGAAAATGTGGAGTTGTTGCTTGAGTACAAAAAAGCAACAGAGAACATGATGTAA
- a CDS encoding hybrid sensor histidine kinase/response regulator — MSESQPICHTILAVDDAPTNLSVLVDHLSSDTCRVLTAESAKSALNRLDHVVPDLILLDVMMPEMDGFALCRQLKRHPVFKDIPVIFLTAKSEGEDVVQGFESGGVDYVTKPFRKAELNMRIRTHLELKLARQKIRDYVHTLEDRNHRLSEMLDEKNEFIGVATHDLKNPLSVLTLAMDLFRIKTRGHAIPEINPLLEQIDQTVKRMSALVTQLLEINRLEVGRFEMNLVDSVLGPLCSEIVEQNRLLAARKSIRIEFEEHSESPVVGRVDGGGFCQMVDNLLSNAVKYSPPGTQIRCRLEIVGTRETLPDLILIDRKIRFVVEDEGPGIVKEEYAKVFQKFARTSNMPTDGESASGLGLSIAKRLAREMKGDIGFVSQPGKGSVFYFELPYRSQS; from the coding sequence ATGAGTGAATCCCAACCCATTTGTCATACCATCCTCGCCGTTGATGATGCCCCTACCAATTTATCCGTTCTGGTGGACCACCTCTCCAGCGATACCTGCCGTGTCCTGACTGCCGAGAGTGCTAAAAGTGCGCTCAACCGTTTGGATCACGTTGTCCCCGATCTCATTCTGCTGGATGTGATGATGCCAGAAATGGACGGATTTGCCCTGTGTCGACAGCTCAAGCGTCATCCGGTATTTAAGGACATTCCAGTGATTTTTCTCACGGCGAAGAGTGAGGGTGAGGACGTGGTACAGGGGTTTGAGTCCGGTGGAGTTGACTACGTGACCAAGCCCTTTCGCAAGGCCGAGCTGAACATGCGCATTCGCACTCACCTTGAGCTGAAACTCGCCCGCCAGAAGATCCGGGATTACGTGCACACCCTTGAGGACCGCAATCATCGTCTTTCCGAAATGCTGGATGAAAAGAACGAGTTCATTGGTGTCGCAACCCACGATTTGAAGAATCCGTTGTCCGTGTTGACCCTCGCTATGGATCTGTTTCGCATCAAAACCCGCGGTCATGCGATACCAGAGATTAATCCCCTGCTCGAGCAAATCGATCAGACGGTCAAACGCATGAGTGCACTGGTTACCCAATTGCTTGAAATCAATCGCCTTGAGGTCGGGCGGTTTGAGATGAATCTGGTGGATAGCGTGCTGGGGCCGCTTTGCAGTGAGATCGTCGAACAGAATCGTCTGTTGGCAGCGCGGAAATCCATCCGTATCGAATTTGAGGAGCACAGTGAATCACCTGTGGTGGGTCGGGTTGATGGCGGAGGGTTTTGCCAGATGGTGGACAATTTGCTCTCCAATGCTGTCAAATACTCCCCTCCAGGAACGCAGATCCGCTGTCGACTTGAGATTGTGGGTACTCGGGAGACGTTGCCGGATCTGATCTTGATCGACCGGAAGATTCGCTTTGTGGTCGAGGATGAGGGACCGGGCATCGTGAAGGAGGAGTATGCCAAGGTTTTCCAGAAATTTGCCCGCACCTCCAACATGCCGACTGACGGGGAAAGCGCTTCGGGGTTGGGGCTTTCGATTGCGAAGCGGCTCGCACGAGAGATGAAGGGAGACATCGGTTTTGTATCGCAGCCGGGCAAGGGGTCGGTGTTTTATTTCGAATTGCCCTATCGCAGCCAAAGTTAG
- a CDS encoding M20/M25/M40 family metallo-hydrolase, with product MSKSIELLTQLSNAHAVPGSEDEVRAIFRRELEGSGAITVDRIGNFLLRRVHSGRPHIGIDAHMDEVGFMVQSITPDGYLRILGLGGWSVATLPAQRVVVMGSKGKIPGTFGSLPPHFQKEGSASPGMEDLFIDIGADSEATVREWGIRPGSPVCPDVQVQATRHPKRLIGKAFDNRVGCAVCIETAQRTRNLNANLSFIGAVQEEGGLRGATVLSASHPVDLMIVLEGTPADDAPGMLNPTSQGVLGKGVQIRCYDPTHLANSRLVDWAICIAEQHAIPFQLAVRRSGGTNAGRYHLAAHGIPTLVLGVPARYIHSHQSMIDLDDYAATCKLAETLIRELDAATYEGILPR from the coding sequence ATGAGCAAATCCATTGAATTGCTGACTCAACTTTCCAACGCGCACGCCGTTCCCGGGAGCGAAGATGAAGTTCGCGCCATTTTCCGTCGCGAACTCGAGGGTTCGGGAGCGATTACGGTGGACCGCATCGGCAACTTCCTGCTGCGCAGGGTGCATTCCGGACGACCCCACATCGGAATCGATGCGCACATGGATGAAGTCGGCTTCATGGTGCAAAGCATCACGCCCGACGGATACCTAAGGATTTTAGGTCTTGGCGGCTGGTCGGTAGCCACACTGCCCGCTCAGCGGGTGGTCGTGATGGGGAGCAAAGGCAAAATTCCCGGAACCTTCGGCAGTCTGCCACCCCATTTTCAGAAAGAGGGTTCCGCTTCGCCGGGCATGGAGGATCTCTTCATTGATATCGGAGCAGATTCGGAGGCCACGGTGCGCGAATGGGGCATTCGTCCGGGTTCACCCGTTTGTCCGGATGTTCAGGTGCAAGCGACCCGGCATCCCAAACGCCTGATCGGAAAGGCCTTTGACAACCGCGTGGGCTGCGCCGTTTGCATCGAGACCGCACAGCGCACCCGCAACCTGAACGCAAACCTTTCGTTTATCGGCGCCGTACAGGAAGAAGGCGGGCTTCGAGGCGCAACGGTGCTCAGCGCATCCCACCCGGTCGATTTGATGATCGTGCTTGAAGGAACTCCCGCCGACGATGCACCGGGCATGCTGAACCCAACATCCCAAGGAGTTCTAGGTAAAGGAGTTCAAATTCGCTGTTACGACCCGACTCATCTCGCAAACTCCCGCCTTGTGGACTGGGCGATCTGCATTGCTGAGCAACACGCAATCCCGTTTCAGCTGGCGGTACGTCGCTCGGGAGGAACGAATGCGGGACGATATCACCTTGCCGCACACGGCATTCCAACCCTCGTGCTCGGAGTTCCCGCACGCTACATTCACAGCCACCAGAGCATGATCGATCTCGACGATTATGCCGCCACTTGCAAGCTTGCCGAAACCCTCATCCGGGAGCTGGATGCGGCGACCTACGAAGGAATCCTGCCACGGTAA
- the speA gene encoding biosynthetic arginine decarboxylase, whose product MSTYERIESSEESWMDNVDSWTIRDSESLYGIKRWGQGLFSVDEDGYLLAHPAGDDRSIRISDLIGETKAPVLIRFHDTLRRQAHRLKRAFAKAIREEEYRGSYFAAFPLKVNPYKEVLRTLFSDWDEHDHPMSFEVGSKPELLIALSLHRGKRFILCNGFKDRGYIDLAIRASKLGKPVFLIVERLSEMKYIVEQSKVHGHMPMLGVRVKLYSYGEGKWASSSGENSKFGLNTMEVMKLCTLLKKEGMSEQLKLLHFHTGSQIPDIRTIKRALVEASQIYCQLSFMGFPMGYMDVGGGLAIDYDGSRTREWSSMNYTMEQYARDVVFNIKEICDHHKVKEPNILSESGRAIAGPHAFLIFEAMSSVSKSLELLHGFVSHSSPRIIRDMQEILDNSASYNRLERLYDARQKREEAFALFNLGYLDLETRAAVESLFWRICMDIHGTLDESKFTPEELWSLDRSLCEQFICNFSIFQSLPDHWALDQRFPIVPLQRLDEEPTVNARIVDITCDSDGEIKDYLGDDEHNQTMLLHKQKEGKPYYIGVAFTGAYQDVLNTSHNLFDRTNEMQVWLDDEDEKGFRAMANNDASSVHDVLRNAQFESAELVDLMNQSLDSFESLDRELRSAFIEEYQRQIKQTTYLEPS is encoded by the coding sequence ATGAGCACCTACGAACGCATCGAATCTTCCGAAGAATCCTGGATGGACAACGTTGACAGTTGGACCATCCGCGATTCCGAATCGCTCTACGGCATCAAGCGATGGGGACAGGGCCTTTTTTCTGTCGATGAAGATGGATACCTGCTTGCGCATCCGGCGGGCGATGATCGTTCCATCCGTATCAGTGATCTGATCGGTGAAACGAAGGCCCCAGTGCTCATCCGTTTTCACGATACCCTGCGTCGCCAGGCCCATCGGCTCAAGCGAGCCTTCGCCAAGGCGATTCGGGAAGAGGAATACCGCGGCTCCTATTTTGCCGCTTTTCCACTCAAGGTGAACCCCTACAAGGAAGTGCTGCGCACGCTGTTCAGCGATTGGGATGAACACGATCACCCGATGAGTTTTGAGGTGGGCAGCAAGCCGGAGTTGCTGATTGCGCTGAGCCTGCACCGGGGCAAGCGATTCATTCTTTGCAACGGGTTCAAGGACAGGGGTTACATCGATCTTGCCATTCGTGCATCCAAGCTCGGCAAGCCGGTCTTCCTGATTGTTGAGCGCCTGTCTGAGATGAAATACATCGTCGAGCAGTCCAAGGTGCATGGACACATGCCGATGCTGGGGGTTCGTGTGAAACTCTACAGTTATGGCGAGGGAAAGTGGGCGTCCTCGTCCGGTGAGAACTCCAAGTTTGGCCTCAATACCATGGAGGTGATGAAGCTCTGTACTCTGCTCAAGAAGGAGGGCATGAGCGAACAGCTCAAACTGCTGCACTTTCACACAGGCTCTCAGATCCCCGATATCCGCACCATCAAGCGTGCACTGGTGGAGGCTTCGCAGATCTATTGCCAGCTCAGCTTCATGGGCTTCCCGATGGGATACATGGACGTCGGAGGTGGATTGGCGATCGATTACGATGGCAGCCGGACGCGGGAGTGGAGTTCGATGAACTACACCATGGAGCAGTACGCTCGTGACGTGGTCTTCAACATCAAGGAGATTTGTGATCATCACAAAGTGAAGGAGCCGAACATTCTGTCTGAGAGTGGACGGGCAATTGCGGGTCCACATGCGTTCCTGATCTTTGAGGCGATGTCGAGTGTATCCAAGTCGCTGGAGCTGCTGCACGGGTTCGTCAGCCACTCGTCCCCGCGTATCATTCGCGACATGCAGGAGATACTCGACAACTCTGCAAGCTACAACCGTCTGGAGCGTCTCTACGACGCGCGACAGAAACGGGAAGAAGCATTTGCGCTCTTCAACCTCGGTTACCTCGATCTTGAGACCCGTGCGGCGGTGGAGTCCCTGTTCTGGCGCATCTGCATGGATATTCATGGCACGCTCGACGAGAGCAAGTTCACACCAGAGGAACTCTGGTCCCTGGACCGGTCTCTCTGCGAGCAGTTCATTTGCAACTTTTCCATCTTCCAGTCCCTGCCCGATCACTGGGCATTGGACCAACGCTTCCCCATCGTTCCCCTGCAGCGGCTGGATGAGGAACCCACGGTGAATGCCCGTATCGTGGACATCACCTGTGACAGCGATGGCGAGATCAAGGACTATCTCGGCGATGATGAGCACAACCAGACCATGCTGCTCCACAAGCAAAAGGAGGGGAAACCCTACTACATTGGCGTGGCTTTTACCGGGGCCTATCAGGATGTGTTGAACACCTCCCACAACCTCTTTGACCGGACCAACGAGATGCAGGTGTGGCTCGATGATGAAGACGAAAAAGGTTTCCGGGCGATGGCAAACAACGATGCGTCCAGCGTGCATGACGTCCTGCGTAATGCACAGTTTGAAAGTGCGGAATTGGTCGACCTCATGAACCAGTCATTGGATTCTTTCGAATCCCTCGACCGTGAACTGCGTTCCGCTTTCATCGAGGAATACCAGCGCCAGATTAAGCAGACGACCTATCTTGAACCTTCCTGA
- a CDS encoding flagellar basal body rod C-terminal domain-containing protein: MSPISTYTGNAQTYQQRMEIPLNGMKRALGKANDASIRIADGELDPRSFVELMGAQYSFEANAKVLKVMDETVGTLLNTVA, translated from the coding sequence ATGAGTCCGATTTCGACCTACACTGGCAATGCCCAAACCTACCAGCAGCGCATGGAAATCCCGCTGAACGGGATGAAACGCGCCCTTGGGAAAGCCAATGATGCTTCAATTCGCATCGCCGACGGCGAACTCGATCCACGTTCTTTTGTCGAATTGATGGGTGCACAATACTCGTTCGAAGCCAATGCCAAGGTGCTCAAGGTCATGGACGAAACTGTCGGAACCCTGCTGAACACGGTCGCGTAG
- a CDS encoding ATP-binding protein, whose amino-acid sequence MNPELEYLNAVLRNELEASQRENALLRTQLLDSRVKCSAAEDQAQEYLSRLGQQSEMRQAMFNILDDAHFARKQAENMSRVKGEFLANMSHEIRTPLNGILGMIELLLGTDLDIEQRELAGTAFASSEALLGIVNDILDFSKLEAGAVELDLHDFDLLKLLDQVVATFSPKAVEKSLGLHCSVGLDVPTLLIGDSFRIRQVISNLLNNSIRFTESGSIDIDVSLIAKDDENVVIKFAITDSGIGIPKDKQPQLFKAFSQVDGSTTRKFGGTGLGLAISKNLVGAMSGEIGFESEVGQGSTFSFELPLRKQEKGSFMAFSMPRELMDLDIWVVEDDEKLRENLGQHLKSWGCIHVRSMSSLAFRTLCDAQTEQQPPEIILADSGIKGEHKRYFIEEIPDHFSKWKGRLLGMCNYGEESEWKKRLGSSVDGMISVPIRQEVLLNRLKEVRDSMSCAKGLELPAAQKTPHIEGQTGGARIKVLVAEDNRVNQKVVTRILQKIGCEVLCVENGLLAVEALCGDNPHGFDLVIMDYQMPVMNGFAAAQQIRKLQGEVSQIPIIALTANAVQFNREQAAACGMQDCLFKPVKFDVLREVVLRAFNSSMMDS is encoded by the coding sequence TTGAATCCAGAACTGGAATACCTGAATGCGGTGCTTCGAAATGAACTTGAAGCTTCGCAGCGTGAAAATGCATTGCTCAGAACTCAGCTGCTGGACTCTCGTGTGAAATGCAGTGCGGCAGAAGACCAGGCGCAGGAATATTTGAGTCGCCTGGGGCAACAATCGGAGATGCGACAGGCGATGTTCAATATTCTCGATGATGCACACTTTGCGAGAAAACAGGCTGAAAACATGAGCCGGGTGAAGGGGGAGTTCCTCGCAAACATGAGTCACGAGATTCGAACTCCCCTGAACGGTATTTTGGGAATGATTGAATTGCTGCTGGGGACCGATCTCGACATCGAGCAACGGGAACTGGCGGGCACTGCGTTTGCGTCCTCCGAAGCCCTTTTGGGGATCGTCAACGATATTCTCGATTTTTCAAAGCTCGAGGCGGGCGCAGTCGAACTGGATCTCCACGATTTTGATTTATTGAAGTTGCTGGATCAGGTCGTCGCAACTTTTTCACCCAAAGCGGTTGAAAAATCGCTTGGCTTGCACTGCAGCGTTGGGCTGGATGTTCCAACCCTGTTGATTGGCGATTCTTTCCGCATTCGCCAGGTGATTTCCAACCTGCTGAACAACTCGATTCGGTTCACCGAATCCGGCTCCATCGATATTGATGTGAGTTTGATCGCCAAGGATGATGAGAATGTGGTCATTAAGTTTGCGATCACTGACAGTGGAATCGGGATCCCCAAAGACAAACAGCCACAGCTTTTTAAGGCATTTTCCCAGGTCGATGGCTCCACTACCCGAAAATTTGGTGGAACTGGTTTGGGTCTGGCAATCAGCAAAAATCTGGTGGGTGCGATGTCGGGTGAGATCGGTTTTGAGAGTGAAGTGGGTCAAGGCTCAACCTTCAGTTTTGAACTCCCGCTTCGCAAGCAGGAGAAGGGCAGCTTTATGGCATTCAGCATGCCCCGGGAACTGATGGATCTGGATATCTGGGTGGTTGAGGATGATGAAAAACTGCGTGAGAACCTTGGACAACACTTGAAAAGCTGGGGCTGTATTCATGTCAGGTCGATGAGTTCTCTTGCGTTCAGAACCCTGTGTGACGCTCAGACTGAGCAGCAACCACCTGAGATCATTTTAGCGGATTCCGGCATTAAGGGAGAACACAAGCGCTACTTCATTGAAGAAATTCCCGATCATTTTTCCAAATGGAAGGGCCGGTTGCTGGGCATGTGCAACTATGGTGAAGAAAGTGAATGGAAAAAGAGACTCGGATCATCGGTAGACGGCATGATATCCGTTCCCATTCGACAGGAGGTATTGCTCAACCGGCTCAAGGAAGTGCGCGATTCGATGTCTTGTGCGAAGGGACTCGAACTCCCTGCCGCTCAAAAAACTCCTCACATTGAGGGACAAACGGGTGGGGCACGGATCAAGGTGCTGGTCGCTGAAGACAATCGCGTGAATCAAAAAGTGGTGACGCGCATACTCCAAAAAATTGGCTGTGAAGTCCTATGCGTTGAGAATGGATTGCTCGCGGTTGAAGCGCTGTGTGGAGATAATCCCCATGGGTTTGATCTTGTGATCATGGATTATCAAATGCCAGTGATGAATGGTTTTGCGGCTGCCCAACAGATCCGCAAGCTCCAGGGGGAGGTTTCCCAAATCCCGATCATCGCCTTGACCGCCAATGCGGTGCAGTTCAACCGTGAACAAGCTGCCGCATGCGGGATGCAGGATTGTTTATTCAAACCTGTGAAATTCGATGTGCTTCGAGAGGTCGTTCTGCGCGCATTCAATTCATCTATGATGGACTCCTGA
- the amt gene encoding ammonium transporter yields MQEGVKHTAPSSLPVGKDATNLEKINGFPVSRSCICEQRCHQFRRFAGNLLMLGSLFRKLLTMSFEFSPIDHVWVLLCAGLVFLMQAGFLCLETGVTRTKNSINVAVKNISDFGVSVFVFWMLGFGLMFGPTLGGGIGGSLFFPDFTQSDPWLGTFFIFQATFCGTAVTIVSGAVAERMRFSVYLWLTLFVALVIYPMFGHWAWGGALVGEPGWLAKLGFIDFAGSTVVHSVGGWVALVAIAMIGPRQGRFLEDGKPRAIHGQNLPLAILGSLLLCFGWIGFNGGSALEMNGSVPHILANTFLGGITGLLSMMFVGWKWDGYTNPTYPMNGLIAGLVSITASCHMIASWQAVVIGGVAGLIAFALEKALLRVKFDDVVGAFPVHAGAGVWGTLAVGFFGDLSLVENANTRLEQIGIQGLGVVVCFLVVVIPTFLFLKFLSLWGGLRVDFKSEHDGLNVSEHNATTEYLDLLRDMEEQATSSDLNKRVRVEPFTEVGQIASKYNEVLQSLQVTIARDEMIVRDTRDAIVSCREDGRILSVNPGAEMMFELTEAELLRRNVLEFLECPSQSELLKRLAMDSGITLSAHLVSHRKNRLYVEIEGSTRLVSHHVVITLHIRNVTETLNYRKELTAAKEKAEAARDELQLKVNEVEAFNKIAVDRELRMIELKKKINQLCAELGREPPYLNGQHGEVAKQGSEK; encoded by the coding sequence ATGCAAGAGGGGGTAAAACATACGGCACCAAGCAGTTTGCCTGTGGGGAAGGACGCGACGAATCTAGAGAAGATCAACGGGTTTCCGGTGTCGCGATCCTGCATTTGTGAACAAAGATGTCATCAATTTCGGAGATTTGCAGGAAACCTGCTTATGCTCGGGAGTCTCTTTCGAAAATTGCTGACCATGTCTTTTGAATTTTCTCCCATTGATCACGTTTGGGTTCTTTTGTGTGCGGGGTTGGTCTTCTTGATGCAAGCTGGGTTTTTGTGTCTGGAGACGGGCGTCACTCGCACCAAGAACAGCATCAACGTTGCGGTTAAAAATATCTCGGATTTTGGGGTCTCGGTTTTTGTGTTCTGGATGCTCGGTTTTGGGTTGATGTTTGGACCTACCCTGGGCGGTGGAATCGGTGGATCTCTGTTTTTCCCTGATTTTACTCAGAGCGATCCGTGGTTGGGGACCTTTTTTATTTTTCAGGCAACATTCTGTGGTACGGCTGTCACGATTGTTTCGGGTGCGGTTGCCGAACGCATGCGGTTTTCCGTTTACCTGTGGTTGACTCTTTTTGTGGCGCTAGTGATTTACCCGATGTTTGGCCATTGGGCGTGGGGAGGTGCCTTGGTTGGAGAACCCGGCTGGCTGGCAAAGCTGGGGTTCATTGATTTTGCGGGGTCGACAGTGGTCCACAGTGTCGGGGGATGGGTTGCCTTGGTCGCAATTGCCATGATCGGCCCTCGTCAGGGGCGATTTCTTGAAGATGGCAAACCCCGAGCGATTCATGGACAAAACCTTCCGTTGGCGATTCTGGGGAGCCTACTGCTGTGTTTTGGATGGATCGGGTTCAACGGAGGTAGCGCACTGGAGATGAATGGCAGCGTCCCCCACATCTTGGCCAATACTTTTCTTGGAGGGATTACCGGTTTACTGAGCATGATGTTTGTGGGTTGGAAATGGGATGGATATACCAACCCGACCTATCCGATGAACGGATTGATCGCAGGCCTGGTTTCGATCACGGCAAGCTGCCACATGATTGCCAGTTGGCAGGCCGTTGTCATCGGAGGCGTTGCGGGCTTGATTGCGTTTGCCTTGGAAAAGGCGCTGTTACGGGTCAAATTTGACGACGTTGTCGGTGCTTTTCCGGTTCATGCGGGCGCAGGTGTTTGGGGAACCCTGGCGGTTGGATTTTTTGGGGATTTGTCACTGGTGGAGAATGCAAACACACGCTTGGAACAAATTGGGATTCAGGGCTTGGGAGTTGTGGTTTGTTTTCTGGTTGTAGTCATCCCGACTTTTCTTTTTCTCAAGTTCCTCAGCCTGTGGGGCGGGCTTCGCGTGGATTTCAAATCGGAACATGACGGTTTGAACGTCAGCGAACACAACGCGACAACCGAATACCTTGATCTGCTCAGGGACATGGAGGAACAAGCCACTTCTTCGGACCTTAACAAGCGTGTAAGGGTTGAGCCATTTACAGAAGTGGGGCAAATCGCATCGAAGTACAATGAGGTTCTGCAAAGTCTTCAGGTGACGATTGCCCGGGATGAGATGATTGTTAGAGATACACGGGACGCAATCGTGAGCTGCCGGGAGGACGGACGAATCTTGAGCGTGAATCCGGGGGCGGAGATGATGTTTGAACTTACTGAAGCAGAGTTGCTTCGCAGGAATGTGCTGGAATTCCTCGAATGCCCCTCGCAGAGCGAATTATTGAAAAGGCTGGCTATGGATTCCGGAATCACCCTTTCCGCGCATCTGGTGAGTCACCGAAAAAATCGTTTGTATGTTGAGATTGAGGGTAGCACCCGCCTTGTCTCGCACCATGTGGTGATCACGCTGCATATCCGAAACGTGACTGAGACGCTGAATTACCGCAAGGAGCTGACTGCCGCCAAAGAAAAGGCTGAGGCTGCCCGGGATGAGTTGCAGCTAAAAGTAAATGAAGTCGAAGCTTTTAATAAGATCGCTGTGGACCGCGAACTCAGGATGATCGAATTGAAGAAAAAGATCAACCAGCTCTGTGCTGAACTCGGACGAGAGCCTCCCTATTTGAATGGTCAGCATGGGGAAGTTGCGAAGCAAGGGTCTGAGAAGTGA